A region of Rhinoraja longicauda isolate Sanriku21f chromosome 31, sRhiLon1.1, whole genome shotgun sequence DNA encodes the following proteins:
- the barhl1a gene encoding barH-like homeobox 1a: MEGSSFGIDSILSHRPVSPVLAKGDSLIGDCRSPPEMKGALSPVSDVGSEHDSQSSHGTECGEMPPPLPGAAGGLESRPHPGQLCPVPQARTATSSFLIRDILGECKPLAACAPYSSSGQTPQETAHKQGEEFREKLDKRENSSSDTEYKVKEETEREISSSRESPPVRLKKPRKARTAFTDHQLAQLERSFERQKYLSVQDRMELAASLNLTDTQVKTWYQNRRTKWKRQTAVGLELLAEAGNYSALQRMFPSPYFYHPNVVSNLDPTAMYMYRGPAAPHPVIQRPIVPRVLIHGLATGVDQPPPLPGLAGVLPRPLQPR, translated from the exons ATGGAAGGCTCCAGTTTCGGGATTGACTCAATCTTATCCCACAGGCCAGTTAGCCCGGTCCTGGCCAAAGGAGATTCGTTGATAGGCGACTGCAGATCGCCGCCGGAGATGAAAGGCGCTCTGAGCCCAGTGTCGGACGTGGGGAGCGAACACGATTCCCAGTCCTCGCACGGGACCGAGTGCGGCGAGATGCCACCGCCGCTGCCGGGCGCCGCTGGCGGGCTGGAGTCGCGGCCGCACCCGGGGCAGCTGTGTCCCGTGCCCCAGGCGAGGACTGCCACTTCATCCTTCCTCATCAGAGACATTCTGGGCGAGTGCAAACCTTTGGCGGCCTGCGCCCCGTATTCTAGCAGCGGCCAAACTCCCCAGGAAACGGCGCACAAACAGGGAGAGGAATTCAGAGAGAAACTGGACAAAAGAGAGAATTCTTCCTCCGACACGGAATATAAAG TCAAggaggagacggagagagagatctCGAGCAGCCGAGAGAGCCCGCCCGTGCGCTTGAAGAAGCCGCGGAAAGCCCGCACTGCCTTCACCGATCATCAGCTCGCACAGCTGGAGAGGAGCTTCGAGCGGCAGAAGTACCTGAGTGTCCAGGACAGGATGGAACTGGCGGCTTCGCTGAACCTGACGGACACCCAGGTCAAAACCTGGTACCAGAACAGGAG GACGAAGTGGAAGAGGCAAACGGCGGTGGGGCTAGAACTCTTGGCAGAAGCCGGCAACTACTCAGCTTTGCAGCGCATGTTCCCATCACCTTATTTCTACCACCCCAACGTCGTCTCTAACCTGGACCCGACTGCCATGTACATGTACCGGGGCCCCGCCGCCCCACACCCCGTCATCCAGCGGCCCATCGTTCCCCGAGTGCTCATACACGGACTGGCAACGGGGGTCGACCAACCTCCGCCCCTGCCCGGCCTCGCGGGCGTCCTTCCCCGGCCGCTGCAGCCTCGGTGA